In bacterium, the following proteins share a genomic window:
- a CDS encoding response regulator has protein sequence MTDFTLKPEPLEIKGIENVLVVDDESSPRKILTQVLRDIGYHVVDLDHSDKIEQEFQKNDIQLILLDIRMPGANGLDVLKKIKSSHPYTMVIMVTAVFETETAVEAMKLGAIDYITKPFNIDSVVMGVGRANDMYVLRSENQQYKEGLENLVQQRTEQLFRFADALSKKNQMIVKTNKELKAANEKLQGFLNQAMVMDKVSTIGLLSSMLIHGIANPLGVIKGIGEVMGKRFAEDPVTSKEIGMMQGYLQQVLELVNQIRSFAKTEVIQFTRVNMADVIKNSIALFHALMKKNTVAIQADLSATELWINGNQSQLEQVLVNVIQNAIHAIETEGTIRIYDQNDEKGFMKIIIEDSGKGIPPEHMERIFRMFFTTKTGGHGTGLGLFICKEIIEKHAGTIQIESQQDKGTRIIIRLPKLT, from the coding sequence ATGACCGATTTTACACTCAAACCTGAGCCTTTGGAAATCAAAGGAATTGAAAATGTCCTTGTCGTAGACGATGAATCCAGCCCGAGAAAAATTCTAACCCAGGTCTTAAGAGACATAGGATACCACGTTGTCGATCTCGATCATTCTGACAAAATTGAACAAGAATTCCAAAAAAATGACATTCAACTAATACTGCTCGATATTCGAATGCCCGGCGCCAACGGTCTCGACGTTTTAAAAAAAATCAAATCGTCGCATCCCTATACGATGGTCATCATGGTGACGGCCGTTTTCGAAACGGAAACGGCGGTTGAAGCGATGAAATTAGGCGCCATCGATTATATCACCAAACCTTTTAATATCGATTCGGTTGTCATGGGCGTAGGCCGCGCCAATGATATGTACGTCCTGCGCAGTGAAAACCAGCAATATAAGGAAGGCCTGGAAAATCTGGTACAGCAGCGCACGGAGCAGCTTTTTCGTTTTGCCGACGCATTATCCAAAAAGAATCAGATGATCGTCAAAACTAACAAAGAACTTAAGGCTGCAAATGAAAAATTACAGGGATTTCTGAATCAGGCAATGGTCATGGATAAAGTTTCTACGATCGGATTGCTTTCCAGCATGCTTATCCACGGAATTGCCAATCCATTGGGCGTGATCAAGGGCATTGGTGAAGTCATGGGGAAACGTTTTGCTGAAGATCCCGTGACGTCCAAAGAAATCGGCATGATGCAAGGATACCTTCAGCAAGTACTCGAATTAGTCAATCAAATTCGTTCGTTCGCTAAAACAGAGGTTATTCAATTTACTCGTGTTAATATGGCAGACGTAATTAAGAATTCAATAGCGCTTTTCCATGCGCTGATGAAGAAAAATACTGTAGCAATACAGGCTGACCTATCGGCGACAGAGCTTTGGATCAATGGCAACCAATCGCAATTGGAGCAAGTGCTGGTCAATGTTATCCAAAATGCCATTCATGCGATTGAAACAGAGGGCACGATTCGAATTTATGATCAGAACGACGAAAAAGGTTTTATGAAAATTATCATCGAAGATTCAGGAAAAGGTATTCCCCCGGAACATATGGAACGGATATTCAGGATGTTTTTTACTACTAAAACCGGCGGGCATGGAACGGGTTTAGGTTTGTTTATCTGCAAAGAAATCATCGAAAAACACGCGGGCACTATCCAAATCGAAAGCCAGCAAGACAAAGGAACTAGGATAATAATACGATTACCGAAGCTGACATAA